The following are encoded together in the Pseudomonas xantholysinigenes genome:
- a CDS encoding DUF6625 family protein: MPFFLESCRRNADIDWLLFSDCGMPADVPANVRIEAISYTDYCKLVSARLGIDFAPEQPYKLCDIKPALGYIHADRLEGYDFWGFGDIDLVYGDLRAYFTNQRLARFDFFSTHERRVAGHLCLMRNTPCKRALFMGMKGWRTRFTDQEHHALDEGAFSRLFLRRKNLPKPLFKLFGQLNPLRRRSDFTEAYSTPDGCIAWHDGSSVFPKAWYWREGRLSNDLDGERTFPYFHFVCWKRNEWSALPKPDPQQVREMAAAPNWVITDRGFHQENV, encoded by the coding sequence ATGCCGTTCTTCCTCGAGAGTTGCCGACGCAACGCGGATATCGACTGGCTGTTGTTCAGCGACTGCGGCATGCCCGCCGATGTGCCGGCCAACGTGCGCATCGAGGCGATCAGCTACACCGACTACTGCAAGTTGGTGTCCGCGCGCCTGGGCATCGATTTCGCGCCCGAGCAGCCGTACAAACTGTGCGATATCAAGCCCGCCCTGGGCTATATCCATGCCGACCGTCTGGAAGGCTATGACTTCTGGGGCTTCGGCGATATCGACCTGGTGTATGGCGACCTGCGGGCGTATTTCACCAATCAGCGCCTAGCGCGGTTCGACTTCTTCTCCACCCATGAGCGACGCGTGGCCGGACACCTGTGCCTGATGCGCAACACGCCGTGCAAGCGCGCCTTGTTCATGGGCATGAAGGGCTGGCGCACGCGGTTCACCGATCAGGAGCACCATGCCCTCGACGAAGGGGCATTCAGCCGCCTGTTCCTGCGCCGCAAGAACCTGCCCAAGCCGTTGTTCAAGCTGTTTGGCCAGTTGAACCCGTTGCGGCGGCGCAGTGATTTCACCGAGGCCTACAGCACACCAGACGGCTGCATTGCCTGGCATGACGGCAGCTCGGTGTTCCCAAAGGCCTGGTACTGGCGCGAAGGGCGCCTGAGCAACGACCTGGATGGCGAGCGTACCTTCCCTTATTTCCATTTCGTGTGCTGGAAGCGCAACGAATGGTCGGCGCTGCCCAAGCCCGACCCGCAGCAGGTACGTGAAATGGCCGCCGCGCCCAACTGGGTCATTACCGACCGCGGTTTTCATCAGGAAAACGTATGA
- a CDS encoding PIG-L deacetylase family protein, producing MSRKQQLLKRHRRNKRIGLLVALGVLLALGVCTWWWLPLLLLPLLWVAHEAWFADHLFYAADDDYAYDFAQADEVPGVTLEAGRLVAPGLQLEGNETLMVQVGLRCGWLGRFLDPGVRLSSTEGEDLQVFERGVRGLRYLNLGGLEQALAEGRLSLKGRFCRLVGQPRLWLFRQADPRRQRVMVIAPHADDAELAAFGLYSQADEAWIVTLTAGEIEAEHYQQMGLTRVEAARLKGRLRAWDSLAVPRWAGVAQERCVQLGYFCLQLPAMREAPEQAVGSREADLLDTRLFRQFNSLALPGDDGVPSWNNLLADLRALLLKARPQVIVMPHPILDPHPDHVCAQQAVREALQGLEWQPQLLLGYANHLHDNDRWPMGDSGAGVALPPVIEAQALGTPCSLSLDPQRQYDKAMALGMMHDLQPRLPFKRRLRRLIQRCLAGRRASPFGENEFFRKAVRRHELFWILK from the coding sequence ATGAGCCGCAAGCAGCAACTGCTCAAGCGTCATCGACGCAACAAGCGCATCGGCTTGCTGGTGGCGTTGGGCGTACTGCTGGCGCTGGGCGTCTGCACCTGGTGGTGGCTGCCGCTGCTGTTGCTGCCGCTGCTCTGGGTGGCCCATGAAGCCTGGTTCGCCGACCATCTGTTCTATGCCGCGGACGACGACTACGCCTACGACTTCGCTCAGGCCGATGAAGTCCCTGGGGTCACGCTCGAGGCGGGGCGGCTGGTCGCGCCCGGCTTGCAGCTGGAGGGTAACGAGACCCTGATGGTCCAGGTCGGCCTGCGCTGTGGCTGGCTCGGGCGTTTCCTTGACCCCGGCGTGCGCCTGTCCAGTACCGAGGGCGAAGACCTGCAGGTGTTCGAGCGCGGCGTGCGTGGCTTGCGCTACCTCAACCTCGGTGGTCTGGAACAAGCCTTGGCCGAAGGGCGCCTGAGCTTGAAGGGGCGCTTCTGCCGGCTGGTTGGCCAACCGCGTTTGTGGCTGTTCCGCCAGGCCGATCCCCGTCGGCAACGGGTCATGGTCATCGCGCCCCACGCCGATGATGCCGAACTGGCGGCCTTTGGTTTGTACAGCCAGGCCGACGAAGCCTGGATCGTGACCCTGACCGCAGGCGAAATCGAGGCCGAGCATTACCAGCAGATGGGCCTGACCCGCGTCGAGGCCGCGCGCCTGAAAGGGCGCCTGCGAGCCTGGGACAGCCTGGCGGTGCCGCGCTGGGCCGGCGTGGCGCAAGAGCGCTGCGTGCAATTGGGGTACTTCTGCCTGCAACTGCCGGCCATGCGCGAGGCACCGGAGCAAGCAGTGGGCTCGCGGGAAGCCGACCTGCTCGATACCCGGCTGTTCCGTCAATTCAACAGCCTGGCCCTGCCGGGCGACGATGGCGTGCCGAGCTGGAACAACCTGCTGGCCGATTTGCGTGCGCTGCTGCTCAAGGCGCGCCCACAGGTCATCGTCATGCCGCACCCGATCCTCGACCCGCACCCCGACCATGTCTGCGCCCAGCAGGCGGTGCGCGAGGCCCTGCAGGGGCTCGAGTGGCAGCCGCAACTGCTCCTCGGCTACGCCAACCACCTGCACGACAACGACCGCTGGCCGATGGGCGACAGCGGCGCGGGGGTGGCATTGCCGCCGGTGATCGAGGCGCAGGCGCTGGGCACGCCCTGCAGCCTGTCGCTTGACCCGCAACGGCAATACGACAAGGCCATGGCGCTGGGTATGATGCATGACTTGCAGCCGCGGCTGCCGTTCAAGCGCCGCCTGCGTCGGCTGATCCAGCGCTGCCTGGCCGGGCGTCGCGCCTCGCCGTTCGGCGAGAACGAGTTCTTCCGCAAAGCAGTGCGTCGTCACGAGCTGTTCTGGATCCTCAAGTAG